A region of Lycium barbarum isolate Lr01 chromosome 3, ASM1917538v2, whole genome shotgun sequence DNA encodes the following proteins:
- the LOC132630315 gene encoding uncharacterized protein LOC132630315, whose product MSQGNCSSHVKCNCGTIAKHLTSSTPSNPGRKFYKCPRPKGNFCGFWEWEDELFPEIQWNNVQNLTPSLDAVKIERDKLQEELIATEARHLLEVNKMKEELIGLKSKQQFDLKKVLNLEEKLTNTRMLLFISWGIFIGFLAVSLIN is encoded by the exons ATGTCTCAAGGTAATTGTTCATCTCACGTAAAATGTAATTGTGGCACCATTGCAAAACACCTCACTTCATCGACTCCTAGTAATCCCGGACGGAAATTCTACAAATGTCCAAGGCCTAAG GGCAATTTTTGTGGATTTTGGGAATGGGAAGATGAATTGTTCCCTGAAATTCAGTGGAATAATGTTCAAAATTTGACGCCGTCGTTAGATGCGGTCAAGATCGAAAGGGACAAATTGCAAGAAGAATTAATTGCCACTGAGGCTAGACATCTACTTGAAGTGAACAAAATGAAGGAGGAATTAATTGGCTTGAAGAGTAAACAACAATTTGACTTGAAAAAAGTTCTAAACTTGGAGGAGAAACTCACAAATACAAGGATGTTGCTTTTTATTTCATGGGGAATATTTATTGGCTTTTTGGCCGTGTCCTTAATCAACTGA